AAACTTCTCATGGTATCTGGCTTATTTTGTCTGCTTCTACCAATTtgtgatgatatatatatatatatatgtatatatatatgaatatgatgttatataaaattaattttttccatATAGATATCAAGGTTTTTCAGCTCTATTTTTGAAATGGCATCAGATGTTCTCCTCTTGTTATTGTTAAAGAAAATCACTTGACTCTGTGTGAGAGGATATCTTGTTTCTGGGATATCTTGTCTGATCAGTGGTTTCAATGTCTGTCTTGATGTCAGTACCACactagttttatttctgtggctTGGCAATCAGTTTCAAAATGAAGACATGAGAATTCCTCACTTTTGCTTTTGTTCAAGATCAACTTGACTTCTGTTCctttaaattctgttttattttaaattcatgcTTGCTGATCAAAAACATTATTGGGATTTTGataaaaatctcaataaaattTAAATCACTGTGTTATGTTGGTATTTAAAAATTACTAATTTTCTTGTAAATGTATTTATTGGAACTGAGCTCCACAGCTCCACAGGTCCGCATGCTGATTGGTTATGTTTACTCTAGTGGTTACATTTGTCTTAAATAGTAATTTTCTTGAGAAAGGGTAAGGACTACACTTTTCTGTGGTTATAAGGAAAGATATTTAGAACACAGATTATGCTGTTTTGGTAAAATTTGGTGTTATCAGTTCTCTACTAAACTCCATGACTTCATTAGTCCTGGGTAGCTGAATAAGTTTCCAGTACCAGACATGATATCTTTTTGAGAAGGTCTTAAGTACAATTAGGTCTAGCTTACCTCTGAAATCAAACAGTCAAATAAGGAATGCTgaaagcaggagaaatagtcttttcaatggaagagcacaccaattggttaccCAATATTAAACTATTAACCCCAAAAACATACACATGAAACATTGTACAGACAGAGcagtctatatatatatatatataggaatgtgtgtgtatgtatacatatacatatatatgcatatatgtctatctatatatgtataaatatacatatatatgcgtgtaacatataacaacaattaataaaaatgtaacaacAGTTAAGGAAAAGAGAGGGCAAGAATTTGAAATAAATTAAGGAAGGGTATATGCAAGGGTTTTTGAGGCAGGAAAGGGAGcttgaaaataatgtaattatgtaaaataaaagaaacaaggtgaaaaagaaaggcatatGAAATGTTTCAATTTATGCAAATAATCTTTCAATTTACATTACAGATTTTGTTGAGTTATCCATGGTTAATTTCTGTGTTTAATGACATCTCAATATTATTTCAATATTGACATACTCAAGTGTATGTTGTCCttcttatataaaaatatatttgatttctgtttcctaaTTTTGTATTTGTGACATTGTTGGATTTATTAAGGTTGACTCCTTGGAACTCTCTCGATATCAGATCATGTCTTCAGTGGATAGAGgtaattttacttttttcttttcagtttgcaTTATTTTTTCCCTCTGATGGCTCGACTTGAACTTGCTGTAATATGATGAATATGTGTACTAAGAATGGatttcttgctttatttatttcgTAAAAGAAAAGCTTTTAGCAAACATTCAATATTGAGAATGAGTACACCACAGGAACTTCCAAAATGGCTTTTATTATATGAaagtattttctttctgttgctagatgttgaacatttttatcatgaaggagtattGATTTCTCAAATCTTTTCCTGTGTCAGTAGAAATAATTATTTACCTCCTTATTCTGTTCATGTGCTGTATTACATTGGCCATTTCCGTGTGCTGTGCCATTCTTACATTTTAAGAATGCATTTCTATTGGTGATGATATACAGTCATTTTAATATGCTACACAATTTAATATTCTGTGAATGTTAGAATTTTGTTGAGTGTCTTTGTACTGATAAGCATAAAAGATGTCACCTTGATATCTACTTTTCATACTGTGGGTTTTCAAGTTCGTGTTGAATTTCTCATCTATGTTAGGGAGTGTCCTTTCCTCTTAAACTTTTTGAAAGACTTGAAATTGATTGTTATTCGTTTTTCCATGAAATGCTTGATTGAATCAACTGGGGTTGCCACCATGTCCAGGGCTTTATTACTGGAGAAAAGAATAGCTAAGTTTCCTTCCTACTCATGGGTATAGTttgaatttctatttctttattactTAGTCTTCATAGATTTTGTGTCTCCACTAATTTGTCCATTTTATCTAGCTAATCACAATTTTTGGCTTGGAATGTTATCCAatcacttgggaggctgatgcaTGATGAACCTAAGGCAAGTCTGAGCAAGAGAGTGAGATACTGtgtaaaaaaaatcccaaacaaaataaagtatCGGAATATCCTTGATCATATTAATTGCTTTGGCACCATTGGGAGTTATGTCTCGGCTTTCATTCTAGACTTTATAATCTGTATcttactttttcttccttccttcttccttccttcctttccttccttccatccttcctacCTGTCTGCCTCCTActcttaggggtgtgtgtgtgtgtgtgtgtgtgtgtgtgtgtgcttgtatatatgtatgattttatgtatgtgtctatgttgtaCTTTGTGTGGGAGAGTGGAAGATAGAGTTCTACACTAAGTGCTTTCTTCTCTTAATTTGCACTTTAttctttgagccagggtctcttgCTCAATCTGTAGTAGACTGGCCAGCAAGTCCATCAGATCAACACATAGCTGCTCATCCTGCTGAGGTTTCATGTTCACCCTACTTCAACTCTTAGGTACAAGTGCCGAGGACCTGTACCCACGTCATAAAGCTTTTATGGCAAGCGCTTTACCCATTTAGCCATCTTCCCagtactattctttttttttttcacggtCAGCTGAGGATTTATTGGCATAAACGCAACCATATAAAAACATAAGTTATGAAAAACACAGCCACGATGTACCCTCCCATCCCCCAAGCCCAGCCCCTGAGCCCCCTTTTGCAGGAGGGCCAGCCTGGCACCTCCTCAGCGCATCCGGTAGTCGGTGGAACAAGAGAGCTCACACAGCTGACCCTTGAAGTCCAGGTCGATGGTAAAGTCCAAGTCACGATTGTTTTTGGCGTTGGGCCTCATTCCAATAGTGCCAAAAATCTCCTCGCCGGTCTTCACTGTTAGGTAGTCCTCCATGTAGAACACAGTCTGCTTCCAATGTGTGTATGGAGACTCAGGACTGGTAGAGAAGCCGGTCCTCTTGTGGCATCGGGTGAACTCGATGTTGAAGTAGGCCACTAGTGCATGCACATAGTCATTCCTCTTCACTTGCAGACAAAACGGGGAGGTGAAGGTCAGGTCCTCCACCTTGACTGTGTAGATGTCCACCTCCTTTATGAGGCAGGCGTTGGTGACCAGCTGCTTTGGGTCCACCACGTCCACCAGGGGCTCCTTGATGGCCACGTCTTTAATGCAGGACATATCAAAGCCATATACATTCTCCCACCAGTGGATCTTGTAGTCTTTATACTGTCGGTCCTCAATGGCTGTCACATACAGGGTGGCTCGGTCTGGGAAGATGAGGCCATCAGGTGCCAGCCACTTGTCATGAGCGTGCAGCACAGTGTTGAGCATGGACTCATAGAAGAGGCAATAACCCATCCACTCGCTGATGATGATGTCCACCTTCTCCACAGGCagctccacctcctccaccttgCCCTTGATGATGGTCACCACGTGGTCTAACTTGTTGGCTTTGACAATCTTCACAGCATAATCAGAGATACTGGAGCACTCGATCCCAATGACCTTGCGGGCCCCTGCCTTGGCAGCGAACATGCAGAGGATGCCAGTGCCCGAGCCCACATCCAGCACCACCTTGTCTTTGAAGAGATGCCGATTGTGAAACATGGAGTTGCGGTACGTGAGGGTTCGCACCTCATCCTTTAGCATCTCCTCGTGGATGCCAAAGTGGGCATAGGAGTCAAAGTAGTAGTCTTTGGATGTCATGTCCTCAGCATTGGGCTTCTCACTACTTTCTGCTTGGCCACAGGAAACCTCCATGATGCAGTTCGCGGCCTCGGCTGCCGCCATCTTCACCCGAGTCCTACGGCCTCTGagaccccccctctctcttttctcccccagtactattctttcttgtttttctcttagTCCATTTAACAACGAAAGTTGGTTAATCTTGTGGATTCTTTCAGATAATGAATTATTGGTTTgattgatatttttcatttttatgtaatttACCCATGATCTAATCTTCATTACTTTATATTATCATTTATTTCATATTGGATCTTGTTTCAGTTTATTCCATATAAGTTAGATTACTATTTGAGGTCACTACTTTTTTAATGTTTCTAAATATTTcattctgtgtttcttttctctaGCTTCCTCTAGCTATCCTTCCTTGAGCCCCTTACATGTACCTCTGACCCTCAAGTTGATAGCTTCTATTTctcatattattattttacacaccacacacacaaaaatgtacaTCCATTattttacacatacacaaaatgtgtgcatgcatgaaaatattaaaatacaatttacTAAGTTcacttgtgtttgtttgtctataTTGGCTGACTGCTTTGCATTGGGCAGGCAATAAGGGTGCTTATAAAGAAGAAAGGCTAATTTCCTTTTTCCTAGAGGACTCAGTTACCTGTAGTAGTTTTTCTTTCTAGGGAAAGGACTCCATGAAACTCTCTTTCTTCCACATTGGTAACATGTCCATTAACACTGCTGTCATTCTAGTCTTCTTTGTACAGCCATTTTTATGAGAGACAGTTTCACTATAGACTTTTTTGTGTCTTACAGTCTTTCTACCATCTCTTCCATGATGTTTTCTGACCCATAGATACAGGATCAGTGGTGTAGATGTATCTAATGGGGCTGAGCTCCTCATTATCTGTTGCTCTCGGCATTGTGTCCAGTTCTTGGTTTCTGTGATGTCTCCAATGCTGCAAGAAAGATATCTATGATTAGGAGTGGTAACCATACTTTT
This is a stretch of genomic DNA from Rattus norvegicus strain BN/NHsdMcwi chromosome 14, GRCr8, whole genome shotgun sequence. It encodes these proteins:
- the Prmt1l1 gene encoding protein arginine N-methyltransferase 1-like, with protein sequence MAAAEAANCIMEVSCGQAESSEKPNAEDMTSKDYYFDSYAHFGIHEEMLKDEVRTLTYRNSMFHNRHLFKDKVVLDVGSGTGILCMFAAKAGARKVIGIECSSISDYAVKIVKANKLDHVVTIIKGKVEEVELPVEKVDIIISEWMGYCLFYESMLNTVLHAHDKWLAPDGLIFPDRATLYVTAIEDRQYKDYKIHWWENVYGFDMSCIKDVAIKEPLVDVVDPKQLVTNACLIKEVDIYTVKVEDLTFTSPFCLQVKRNDYVHALVAYFNIEFTRCHKRTGFSTSPESPYTHWKQTVFYMEDYLTVKTGEEIFGTIGMRPNAKNNRDLDFTIDLDFKGQLCELSCSTDYRMR